A stretch of the Bombyx mori chromosome 12, ASM3026992v2 genome encodes the following:
- the LOC101737310 gene encoding uncharacterized protein LOC101737310 isoform X2, with protein sequence MFRWSQKTQSQTMTRNKHIKGSHKGSAIKVLDKSLETVDKPTNSDCLDEEEQGFGGWLRSTNGLETMKLFVIANSIVMLTTLAYPHMQNIIGIVSDLMYGPDSIY encoded by the exons ATGTTCCGGTGGTCCCAGAAGACTCAGAGCCag aCTATGACGAGGAACAAACATATCAAAGGGTCACACAAAGGCTCAGCTATTAAAGTCCTGGATAAAAGCTTAGAAACTGTTGACAAGCCAACAAACTCCGATTGTTTGGATGAAGAGGAACAAGGTTTTGGAGGTTGGCTCAG ATCCACAAATGGTTTAGAAACGATGAAGCTGTTCGTGATTGCCAACAGTATTGTGATGCTCACGACTTTGGCCTATCCTCACATGCAAAATATCATCGGGATTGTATCCGATCTAATGTATGGACCAGACTCTATATATTGA
- the LOC101737310 gene encoding uncharacterized protein LOC101737310 isoform X1 yields MVFLSAGSKIIIIITMTRNKHIKGSHKGSAIKVLDKSLETVDKPTNSDCLDEEEQGFGGWLRSTNGLETMKLFVIANSIVMLTTLAYPHMQNIIGIVSDLMYGPDSIY; encoded by the exons aTGGTGTTTCTCTCTGCAGGCTcgaaaataatcataataatt aCTATGACGAGGAACAAACATATCAAAGGGTCACACAAAGGCTCAGCTATTAAAGTCCTGGATAAAAGCTTAGAAACTGTTGACAAGCCAACAAACTCCGATTGTTTGGATGAAGAGGAACAAGGTTTTGGAGGTTGGCTCAG ATCCACAAATGGTTTAGAAACGATGAAGCTGTTCGTGATTGCCAACAGTATTGTGATGCTCACGACTTTGGCCTATCCTCACATGCAAAATATCATCGGGATTGTATCCGATCTAATGTATGGACCAGACTCTATATATTGA
- the LOC101737310 gene encoding uncharacterized protein LOC101737310 isoform X3 — translation MTRNKHIKGSHKGSAIKVLDKSLETVDKPTNSDCLDEEEQGFGGWLRSTNGLETMKLFVIANSIVMLTTLAYPHMQNIIGIVSDLMYGPDSIY, via the exons ATGACGAGGAACAAACATATCAAAGGGTCACACAAAGGCTCAGCTATTAAAGTCCTGGATAAAAGCTTAGAAACTGTTGACAAGCCAACAAACTCCGATTGTTTGGATGAAGAGGAACAAGGTTTTGGAGGTTGGCTCAG ATCCACAAATGGTTTAGAAACGATGAAGCTGTTCGTGATTGCCAACAGTATTGTGATGCTCACGACTTTGGCCTATCCTCACATGCAAAATATCATCGGGATTGTATCCGATCTAATGTATGGACCAGACTCTATATATTGA